CACCAGCAACCTGGCTGCCATTTCTGCGCATCAGGGTTTGAAAACCCTGTTGATCGATCTGGACCCCCAAGGCAATTCCACCCAATACATCCTGGGGCGTGATGCAAAGCCGCTTGACTACACACTGGCTGATTTTTTCGATCAAGCCCTGAATTTCAAGATACGTCCGAAGAAAAGCGCTGAATTTGTGGTGCCCACTGGCTACGACAACCTGGATTTGCTGGCCAGCCACCCCGCCCTTGAAGAGTTGCAGGTCAAGCTGGAATCGCGTTACAAGATTTTCAAGCTGCGCGAAGCGCTGGATGAACTGGGCGGGCAATACGACCGGGTTTACATCGACACTCCACCTGCATTGAATTTCTTTTCCCGTTCCGCTTTGATAGCAGCCGACAGCGTGCTCATCCCATTCGATTGCGACGAGTTTTCCCGCCGCGCACTGTATAACCTGATGGACGCCCTGAACGAAATTCGTGCGGACCACAACCCTTCCCTTGCGGTTGAGGGCATCGTGGTCAATCAGTTTCAGCCCCGCGCCAGCCTGCCCCAGAAACTGGTGGCTGAGCTGTTGGAAGAAGGGCACCCGGTACTGAATACCTGTTTGTCGTCTTCCGTCAAAATCCGCGAAAGCCACGAAGCGGCCAAGCCCATGATCCACTTCATGCCGGCGCACAAGCTCAGTCTTGAGTTCCTCGCCATGCATGCCGAAATTGAGGCGGCTGCCAGCAAGGGCAAGAAAAAGGTCGCCTGATTTCAACCCAAAGCCCCAAGCTGTCACATCGCTGAAACTTGTCTGGCGCACACTCAAGCCTCTAATTTCATTCAAGAGTGTGTGCAATGCGCCAAGCCATGGTGTGGGTCAACAAGCTGGGTGGTCGTGTCAAGGCGGCTCACCAACATCGTCTTCAAAACAAATTGCGCAAAAGGCTGGGCAAACTGGTTTCCTACGGCCTTTCCTGATTAAGCACTAGCAGCGCTGTTTTGCTCAAATCCCTTGGCCCCTCAAAAAACCCGGTTTTGCGCAAACTGGCGCGGGGATTGGCTCGCCTTTCAAGCCGCATGGGCTGGTTGTCTGTCCGTTACCCCACCTACACTCTCGAAGACCGCCTTGCACAATTCAAGGCACTTAATTTGGCCTTTGACCCAGGCACCAGCATACGTTTCAACGACTTTTTTGTCCCGTACATCGAATCATCCACCGACCGTGGCGGGGCTTATGCGCTGGGTTGTATCACTGAGTTTCAGCGTGGTCCCCAACTGCAATTTCTCAAGCGCCTTGCACAAGGCCGCCTGTCTGAAATGGGGGGCAGTGGCTTCGTGGACATGGACCACCTGATCCGTTTGCTTGATTTTGGCCGCGCTGCGCCTGAAATTTGGGCTTCCATGCCGCAGGCCAGCAAAGAGTGGGTTGAGGGTTTTGTGGCTGGTTTGAACGCTGTGCAGGCCAAGCGGGGCAGGGGGGTCGATGAAAAGTTTCTGGCCATTCGACCTGAACCTTACACCCCCTTGGATATTTTGCTGTTCGGCCGCCTGGCGGGCGCCGATGTCAATTGGCCTATTTATTTTTCACTCATCGAGCACCGGCTATCCGGCGACTTCGTGCATTGGTGGAACCTCTTGCGACGTGTGGGCGCCGGGGTCTCCACCAGTTTTGAATCTCCCCCTTCACACCGGCCCAGCGTGGCCCAACAAATCGGCGATTTTCTGACCAGTATTTCTCGATCAGGCAGCAATTCGATTGTGTTGCACGGCACCCGGACACAAAGCGGCCGCCCTTTGATGGTCAACGACCCTCACCTTGGTCAGCACTTGCCCAATGTGTGGATGATGGTGGGGCTGCGCACGCCAAGCTATCGCTGCGTGGGGTTGATGTTTCCGGGCGTTCCCATCTTGGGCTTGGGAAGAAACACCAATCTGGCCTGGGGCGGAACCAACTTGCGTGCTGCGTCTTCAGACCTGGTGCGCCTGGGGTCCCAAACCGAAGCACTGACCACACCACAAATTTCCAGAATCCGTGTACGGTTTTCATGGGCCCGGCAGCGCAAACTGCGCTATTCCCCGCATGGCCCGGTGTTGACCGATTGCCCTGCTTTGGGTCGCTTGTGTGGGCCAGACCACCTTGCCTTGCGGTGGGCCGGGCATTGGCCCACCGATGAAATCACCAGCTTTTTAAGCGCCATGAAGGCGGATACAGTTGCTGAATTGCAGGCCGCCATGGCAGGGGTTGGAGTAACACCCCTGAACGTGCTGGGGGCGGACACCCAAGGCAATATTGGTCACGTGTTGGCCGCCACTTTGCCCAAACGTCCAGGGTTTCCAGAGGACGATTGGGTACTGCCCGAGGACACTGCCCAAGCTCATTGGTCTATTCAGGTGTGTGCCAAAGATTTTCCCAGTGTCATCAACCCCGCGGCCGGTTTCATTGTGTCGGCCAACAACAGGCCATCTGAAGTTACCGGCCTGGGTTTCCTGTTCAATGGGGATGATCGGGTGATGCGGGCCCGAACCCTGTTCAACGCCCAGCACCGTTTCTGCCCCAAAACCTTGCTTGAGTTGCAATTGGATGTCACCTCCCCCTTGGCTGCCCGGCTGTCCAGGGAATTGGCTGATTTTTGTCGCGCCTGGATTTCCACCAGCGAGCAGCAGGTCTTTTGCAATTCAATCGACTTGTGGCAGGGCGCTTATACCGCCGATAGCTTTTCAGCGCTTCAATTCGAGTTTTTATTGACCGCCTTGGTGCGTGAGTTGTCAGCTGTGCGTCACGCGGGGCGAATGCCTGGTTTGATGGACCAATGGGCTTATTTGACAGACTGCCTGATGGAAGACCTGGAGGCTTTGTCGGATGCCCAGAAAAAATCAGTCATACCCCGTTCTGTTGATGAAGCCAACCGGCTGGCCCAGCATTGGCAGCTGTGGGGCAATTTGCACAAAATCCGCTTGCGCCATGTGCTGGGTCATGTGCCACTGCTGGGCAAGTTGTTCTCCTCGAAATCATTCCCTGCCGCAGGTTCGAGAGAAACTTTGATGAAGAATGCCCACAGCCTGATTCGCGGTTTTGATGAAACCAGCTACGGTTCCCAAAGCCGCCATCTTTCCGATTTGTCGGACCCTGATGAAAACTACTTTGTGCTGCTCGGTGGCCAGGACGGCTGGGTAGGCAGCCAACTGATGAGCGATCAAATTCCCTTGTGGCGAACACGCCAAAGCATCCAGATGCCATTGAGTGCCACACGCATTCAACAGTTGTTTCACCATCGCGTTGGCGGGTTAGAATAATTTCTCAATCCGAATTAAATTCCTCTGCACAGGATGCCCGCCCATGAAGACCACCATCATCAGCAGCCGCAAAGGCGGTGCCGGTAAAACAACCTTGTCCCTCAATCTGGCCACGCTCGCCTGTCAGCAGGGCAAGAAGAAAGTTGCCTTGCTGGACCTGGATCCACAAGGCTCCAGCCGGTTCTGGGATTCCCTGCGGGTGGCAGACTATCCCGATGTGCGCAAGGTGGGTGTCAACGATTTGTTGATCGAGTTGTCCGAGCTTGAAGAGTCTGGGTATGACTTCGTATTCATCGACATGCCTCCCACCGAAAAGAAGTGGATCAAGGACGCCATGACCCACGCGGATCTGGTCCTGATTCCCACCAAGGCCAGCCCATTGGACATTCACAGCGCCAGCAGTTCACTGGAATGGGCTTCTGATGCAGGAACCAAGGTTTCTTGGGTCATCAATGGTGCGTCTGTGCTCAGCAGTACACCTGAAATTGTTTTCGAACAGTTGAAGGCTACAGCCAAGGTTTGCAAAACAATTGTTCACGAGCGCAACGATTTCGTCATCAGTGTGGGGCTGGGCAAATCGGTTACCGAGTTTGCACCCAATTCCAAGGCGGCAGCTGAAATAGACAGCCTGTGGCGAGAGGTTCGTAGCATGCTTGGGAGGACCTGATTCCCTGGTTCTGCACCAAAAAAGCCCGAAAACTGTTCCCTTTGTTGGCATCGAACTTGCTAAAGAGTGTCTAAACAAGGGGAAATGAATGACTACGGTACTGATTGTTGATCCAAACGAGGAAACCCGCCTTGCGCTGGAGGCCCAGTTGGCGGAGTCAAACCAGTTCGAGCGTGTTCTATCTTGTGTTGATTTACATGTGGCTGGCCGGTTTCTGACGGACAAGAAAATCACTGTGATTTTGCTCGATGCGCAACAGGCGGCCCAGTCTGCTCTGTTGCATCAAATCAAAGAGTCCAATCCTGAATTGGGCGTGGTTTTGGTGCGTGACGCAGGTGGCGTGCTTGATGCCGCAACACTTCAATCTTTAGGTGGGCATGCCCAAGCTTCCCGATTGGCCGCGCCAATGGAGATTATCGCCAGTGTGGCCAAAGCATTGGTGGTGCGTTTAAAACCCAGTTCCCGCATTTTGGGCAAGTTTCTCAAAGATGGGCCCGGCAAGTTCTGATCATTTGAACTGCCACATCTATTGGCTGCTTTTCTTGCATATCCAATCGGCCTGAATTAAGGCAAAATCGGGTTAACCCAGCTGAAGATTTACGACATGCCCAAGCCTGAGCGCCACCTTAACCGAGCATTTGCCCAACAACAGGGCGCCATGACCATACTTACCGTGTT
The nucleotide sequence above comes from Limnobacter thiooxidans. Encoded proteins:
- a CDS encoding ParA family protein; the encoded protein is MKTTIISSRKGGAGKTTLSLNLATLACQQGKKKVALLDLDPQGSSRFWDSLRVADYPDVRKVGVNDLLIELSELEESGYDFVFIDMPPTEKKWIKDAMTHADLVLIPTKASPLDIHSASSSLEWASDAGTKVSWVINGASVLSSTPEIVFEQLKATAKVCKTIVHERNDFVISVGLGKSVTEFAPNSKAAAEIDSLWREVRSMLGRT
- a CDS encoding ParA family protein gives rise to the protein MRRVVFNQKGGVGKSTITSNLAAISAHQGLKTLLIDLDPQGNSTQYILGRDAKPLDYTLADFFDQALNFKIRPKKSAEFVVPTGYDNLDLLASHPALEELQVKLESRYKIFKLREALDELGGQYDRVYIDTPPALNFFSRSALIAADSVLIPFDCDEFSRRALYNLMDALNEIRADHNPSLAVEGIVVNQFQPRASLPQKLVAELLEEGHPVLNTCLSSSVKIRESHEAAKPMIHFMPAHKLSLEFLAMHAEIEAAASKGKKKVA
- a CDS encoding penicillin acylase family protein, producing the protein MLKSLGPSKNPVLRKLARGLARLSSRMGWLSVRYPTYTLEDRLAQFKALNLAFDPGTSIRFNDFFVPYIESSTDRGGAYALGCITEFQRGPQLQFLKRLAQGRLSEMGGSGFVDMDHLIRLLDFGRAAPEIWASMPQASKEWVEGFVAGLNAVQAKRGRGVDEKFLAIRPEPYTPLDILLFGRLAGADVNWPIYFSLIEHRLSGDFVHWWNLLRRVGAGVSTSFESPPSHRPSVAQQIGDFLTSISRSGSNSIVLHGTRTQSGRPLMVNDPHLGQHLPNVWMMVGLRTPSYRCVGLMFPGVPILGLGRNTNLAWGGTNLRAASSDLVRLGSQTEALTTPQISRIRVRFSWARQRKLRYSPHGPVLTDCPALGRLCGPDHLALRWAGHWPTDEITSFLSAMKADTVAELQAAMAGVGVTPLNVLGADTQGNIGHVLAATLPKRPGFPEDDWVLPEDTAQAHWSIQVCAKDFPSVINPAAGFIVSANNRPSEVTGLGFLFNGDDRVMRARTLFNAQHRFCPKTLLELQLDVTSPLAARLSRELADFCRAWISTSEQQVFCNSIDLWQGAYTADSFSALQFEFLLTALVRELSAVRHAGRMPGLMDQWAYLTDCLMEDLEALSDAQKKSVIPRSVDEANRLAQHWQLWGNLHKIRLRHVLGHVPLLGKLFSSKSFPAAGSRETLMKNAHSLIRGFDETSYGSQSRHLSDLSDPDENYFVLLGGQDGWVGSQLMSDQIPLWRTRQSIQMPLSATRIQQLFHHRVGGLE